In Thunnus thynnus chromosome 11, fThuThy2.1, whole genome shotgun sequence, the following proteins share a genomic window:
- the LOC137192800 gene encoding uncharacterized protein isoform X1, whose protein sequence is MFSQDQAALLSIQLLIMCHVFAEVHQDDIVDILVSEGNATILTCNMTNAKQIIWTKGRIFFTFSVLNNQTFSNVTSQRMSLDSNFPSKLNILDVQHEDAGLYKCEVSYDKGVRTTEWNLTVVDGVLEISKEISSWSYYLYIRTPAIGLLLCGLAAAVCLCSRKLRTATSNQDPVPDQFPLQSGGEVVPPQLQGDVDRRTNNKQRSQYLERLNSIYGP, encoded by the exons ATGTTCAGTCAAGACCAAGCAGCTCTGCTCTCCATTCAGCTATTAATTATGTGCCATGTCTTTGCAG AGGTTCATCAAGATGACATCGTGGACATACTGGTGTCTGAGGGAAACGCCACCATTTTGACTTGCAACATGACAAATGCAAAGCAAATCATCTGGACCAAAGGaagaatattttttacttttagcgTCTTAAACAatcagacattttcaaatgtcaccTCTCAAAGAATGAGCCTAGACTCAAACTTTCCTTCAAAGCTGAATATTCTTGATGTTCAGCATGAAGATGCAGGACTTTATAAGTGTGAAGTAAGTTATGACAAAGGTGTAAGGACTACTGAGTGGAATTTAACCGTTGTTGACGGGGTGTTGGAGATCTCTAAAG AAATCAGTTCATGGAGCTATTATCTGTACATACGTACACCTGCAATTGGATTGCTTCTTTGTGGCTTGGCTGCAGCAGTTTGCCTCTGCAG CAGAAAACTCAGGACCGCGACATCAAACCAGGACCCAGTCCCAGACCAGTTTCCTCTTCAGTCGGGGGGAGAG GTGGTCCCTCCTCAACTGCAGGGTGATGTGGACCGTAGGACGAATAATAAGCAGAGGAGTCAGTACTTGGAGAGGCTCAATTCAATCTATGGTCCATAA
- the LOC137192800 gene encoding uncharacterized protein isoform X2, translating into MFSQDQAALLSIQLLIMCHVFAEVHQDDIVDILVSEGNATILTCNMTNAKQIIWTKGRIFFTFSVLNNQTFSNVTSQRMSLDSNFPSKLNILDVQHEDAGLYKCEVSYDKGVRTTEWNLTVVDGVLEISKEISSWSYYLYIRTPAIGLLLCGLAAAVCLCRKLRTATSNQDPVPDQFPLQSGGEVVPPQLQGDVDRRTNNKQRSQYLERLNSIYGP; encoded by the exons ATGTTCAGTCAAGACCAAGCAGCTCTGCTCTCCATTCAGCTATTAATTATGTGCCATGTCTTTGCAG AGGTTCATCAAGATGACATCGTGGACATACTGGTGTCTGAGGGAAACGCCACCATTTTGACTTGCAACATGACAAATGCAAAGCAAATCATCTGGACCAAAGGaagaatattttttacttttagcgTCTTAAACAatcagacattttcaaatgtcaccTCTCAAAGAATGAGCCTAGACTCAAACTTTCCTTCAAAGCTGAATATTCTTGATGTTCAGCATGAAGATGCAGGACTTTATAAGTGTGAAGTAAGTTATGACAAAGGTGTAAGGACTACTGAGTGGAATTTAACCGTTGTTGACGGGGTGTTGGAGATCTCTAAAG AAATCAGTTCATGGAGCTATTATCTGTACATACGTACACCTGCAATTGGATTGCTTCTTTGTGGCTTGGCTGCAGCAGTTTGCCTCTGCAG AAAACTCAGGACCGCGACATCAAACCAGGACCCAGTCCCAGACCAGTTTCCTCTTCAGTCGGGGGGAGAG GTGGTCCCTCCTCAACTGCAGGGTGATGTGGACCGTAGGACGAATAATAAGCAGAGGAGTCAGTACTTGGAGAGGCTCAATTCAATCTATGGTCCATAA